CCCTGTGGGAGAAAGGCGGTCTGGACTCTTGCCTCCAACCATTGGCTCAAATACATACAACACCTTTATATATCAACAGCCTATATATTGGGCTATATCAAAAGACAAGGATGCCACCTTAACCTTTGACCTAAGAGACAAACAGGCAAAGGGTCTTTCTCTTGAATACCGTCAGTCTATGAGAAAGACGCTTGATATTACTGGAACTCTCTCCTTTTACAAAGAACCTACACCTCCTAATAAATGGTGGGAAGGTAGAGACCCATCTACCTTTAGAGAAAACCGCTACAGGATAAAGGTTGACCTTGACCTTGGAAGCTTAAAGGCTGGTGTTGACACCATTTCAGACCCATACTTTATGCAGGATGTGTATTTTTTAACAAAGGAGAGGACAGTTCCATACCTTAGTTCCTACATAAGCTATAAAAGAGAGTGGGAAAGGTTTCTTTTTACCTTTGATGCGAGAAGGTTTTACGATACTACATCCCCTAACAATAAGAGAACTCTCCAAAGGCTACCCGAGATAGGCTTTTATCTTAAAGACACTCCCTTATTGCAAAACCTCTACTTTAATCTGAGTGCCTCTTACACAAACTTTTATAGAGAAGAAGGTCTAAGAGCCCAAAGGTTTATTTTATTCCCAGAGTTTTCAATACCAAAGCAAGTTTTTGGTCTTAACCTACTTTCCACCCTTACCCTTGAAAACATAGCTTACATGGACGTAAAGGGAGGGAGCTTTGAGGATAAGAGCATACTTGGAAGTATTCGCTACAGAGAGAGCCTTCCATATTTTTATAAACTTCATCTTGGAGGTCTTGACCTTAGAAACACCTTTGAGCTGTCATACTCTTATAGACCAAAGAGCTATAAAAATCCAAGGTTTGATAACCTTGACAGCTTAGAAAAGGAAAGCCTTTTGTCCTATGTCCTTAGAAGCTACGGCTATTACAATCAAAGACTTTTTTACAGCCTTTTCCTTGAGGGGGGATACAACTACCTTGGCAAGTTTACCTACGCAGGACAAGAGGTAAAAGAAAAATTTTTACCAATTAGGACCATACTTTGGCTCTACCCTACAGACTGGCTTAGGTTTTCCTCGGATAGTGTTTATGATCCAGTCCATGGACGTCTTCTAAAATCAATAGGTTCACTTACGCTAAGCGGTGAAGGTAAAAGTATAACTTTGGGCAGAACCTTGGAGAAAAACTATTATGGAAACAGAATCAATGACCAGTATAATCTGTCCGCTTCCACACTTTATAGGAATGCAAGTCTATTCCTTGGTCTTGTTAAGGACAACAGAGTTAACAAAGACCTTCAAAGACAGGTGGGTATGGAATACAAGGGAGCTTGTTGGAGCTTTGGGCTTTTGCTAAGGGACATATACGATGGAACAAGGCAGAAGTATATCAAAGAGGTTTTTTTGACCTTTAATATCTTTGACCTCCAAAGATTTACAGTGCCTCTGAGAAGGTGAGCATTTCCTTTAGCTTTTTAGTTTGTGCCTTTATATCTTCCGAGTGGAATATGCCAGAGCCTACTACTAATATGTCCGCACCTGCTTTTGCTACCTCTATGATGTTGTCTTCTTTTATGCCACCGTCCACTTCAATAAGGACTGACGGGTTTTTCTCCTGCAAGAGGGCTTTTAGCCTTTTTAACCTTTCTATGGACCTTTGGATGAACTTTTGCCCTCCAAAGCCAGGATTTACAGACATCAAAAGCACAAAATCCACATAGTGTATGGCTTCCTCCAATGCACTGAGGGGAGTGCCAGGGTTTATAACCACGCCTGCCTTTGCACCAAGGCTCTTTATAAGCTCAAGGGTTCTGTGTATATGGGGTGTGTTTTCAATGTGAACGCTTACCATATCCGCACCAGCTTTTATAAAGTCTGGTATATACCTTTCTGGGTTTTCTATCATGAGGTGTGCATCCAAGGGGAGGGGGCAGTGCTTTTTTATACTTTCCAATAGCATAGGACCAAAGGTGATATTTGGCACAAAGTGTCCGTCCATTACGTCAAAGTGTATAAGGTCCGCACCACCTTCCACGCAAGCCATTACTTGCTCACCAAGCCTCCAAAAATCCGCAGAAAGTATGGAAGGAGCAAGGAGTTTCATTCCGCCTCCTCTTCAACTCTTATGAGAATAGGCTTTCCCATAACCACAGGCAAGGTTTGGACCTCCTGCAAGGCTCTACGCATGGAGCTTTCGTAGGCTTTGTGGGTCAGGACTACCAATGGCACTATATGTTCGCCTTCTCTTCCTGCCAGCTTGCAGACCTTTTCCTTTTGCAGGACACTGGCTATGCTTATGTGGTGGTCTGCCAGGACTTTTGCTATGCTTGCCAGCACGCCTGGTCTGTCTGGCACATCAAACCTAAGGTAATACCGGCTGTAGAAATCCTCCGTGAGCTCTATCCTTTTGTCTTCCCAATTTATGGGATAGTTGCATACTTGCCCCGACTGTAGTCTGCAGGCTATGTCCACTATATCTGAAACTACCGCAGAAGCAGTAGGATGAGAGCCTGCACCCCTGCCATAAAACATGGTTCTACCCACAAAGTCTCCCTCTACCATAATGGCGTTAAAAACATCAGAGACCTTTGCCAAAGGGTCTTCTTCTGGTAAAAAGGTGGGGTGGACCCTTACTTCAAGCTCCTCTCCTCTCTTTTTTGCTATAGCAAGGAGTTTAAGAGTATAGCCCAGCTCTTTTCCAAGCTCCACATCCAAAAGGTCAATGTTCCTTATGCCTTCCACGTGGATACGAGAGAAAGGTAAAAAGCTACCAAAGGCTATAAAGGATAGTATGGCTATTTTATGAGCACTGTCCCAACCGTCTATGTCAAGGGATGGGTCCGCTTCTGCGTATCCTTTACTTTGAGCTTCTTTTAAGGCGGTTTCAAAATCCACGTCTTCCTGAAGCATCCTCGTTAGTATATAGTTTGTAGTCCCATTGAGTATGCCATAGATGGCTTTTATGTGGTTTCCTACGAGGGCTTCTCTTACCGCCTTTATAATAGGTATACCACCACCTACAGAAGCCTCAAAGCCTATGTGCAGACCTCTTTCTTGAGCAAGGCTAAAAAGCTCTTCTCCTTCCTCCGCAAGTAGATGCTTGTTGGCGGTAACCACGTGTTTTCCTTTTAAAAGCGCCTCCTTTATAAGCTCTTTGGCAAAACCCTTTCCGCCTACAAGCTCAACCACTATGTGAGAGTTTTCTATGACCTCTTTGTAATCCGTCGTCCTCAGACCTTCTGGCACATGGAAAGCTCTTGGCTTTTCCCAATCTTTGTCTGCAACCTTTGAAAGCTCAAGCTCTACACCAGTCTTCTTTTTGATAATTTCTGAGTTTTTCAAAAGAAGTTCCACTACACCAGTGCCAACCACACCACAACCTACAATTCCAACTTTAACCTTCAAGGTTTACCTCCGTGATTGGTCCTGTAGGGAACTGGAATATATTGCACAGAAGGCACCTGTGAACCCATAGGTTGCGGGAAGAGCTCCATAAGAGCATAAACCTCTTCAGGCACATCAGTGCTAACATTTAAACCGAGCTCCTTTAGATACTCGACGGTAAGAGGATAGTCATGAGTATATTTACCTGTGGCTAACTCTTGGGCTATCCTTTCTGCCTTTTCCTCCTCCATACCGTTCTGGGTGAGAAGCCAAAGAAGGTAGGACTTCATTTGGTCTATTGCCTTCCGAGCGATATCCGCCATTATGAGGGTTTGGTCTTCTATATCTTTTATATCTTTTTGTTCCAACACTTTAAGTATAGAGGCAGCAGGCATT
The Aquificaceae bacterium DNA segment above includes these coding regions:
- a CDS encoding LPS-assembly protein LptD; translated protein: MLSFLLLFLCLSLSFSLEVFSDRLERLPDGSFKATGSVEAYYREYYIKAEIMTYDPQSRTVYVKDKVYIKSVDGRFEVRGSEALLDLERDVGYFLDAEGRFERFNFSAKRVDKEGELYFIQEGSITTCPPDRKEMKLCFSRARVSQRYVFSENNTLQLFRVPIAYLPITLFPVGERRSGLLPPTIGSNTYNTFIYQQPIYWAISKDKDATLTFDLRDKQAKGLSLEYRQSMRKTLDITGTLSFYKEPTPPNKWWEGRDPSTFRENRYRIKVDLDLGSLKAGVDTISDPYFMQDVYFLTKERTVPYLSSYISYKREWERFLFTFDARRFYDTTSPNNKRTLQRLPEIGFYLKDTPLLQNLYFNLSASYTNFYREEGLRAQRFILFPEFSIPKQVFGLNLLSTLTLENIAYMDVKGGSFEDKSILGSIRYRESLPYFYKLHLGGLDLRNTFELSYSYRPKSYKNPRFDNLDSLEKESLLSYVLRSYGYYNQRLFYSLFLEGGYNYLGKFTYAGQEVKEKFLPIRTILWLYPTDWLRFSSDSVYDPVHGRLLKSIGSLTLSGEGKSITLGRTLEKNYYGNRINDQYNLSASTLYRNASLFLGLVKDNRVNKDLQRQVGMEYKGACWSFGLLLRDIYDGTRQKYIKEVFLTFNIFDLQRFTVPLRR
- the rpe gene encoding ribulose-phosphate 3-epimerase, with the translated sequence MKLLAPSILSADFWRLGEQVMACVEGGADLIHFDVMDGHFVPNITFGPMLLESIKKHCPLPLDAHLMIENPERYIPDFIKAGADMVSVHIENTPHIHRTLELIKSLGAKAGVVINPGTPLSALEEAIHYVDFVLLMSVNPGFGGQKFIQRSIERLKRLKALLQEKNPSVLIEVDGGIKEDNIIEVAKAGADILVVGSGIFHSEDIKAQTKKLKEMLTFSEAL
- a CDS encoding homoserine dehydrogenase yields the protein MKVKVGIVGCGVVGTGVVELLLKNSEIIKKKTGVELELSKVADKDWEKPRAFHVPEGLRTTDYKEVIENSHIVVELVGGKGFAKELIKEALLKGKHVVTANKHLLAEEGEELFSLAQERGLHIGFEASVGGGIPIIKAVREALVGNHIKAIYGILNGTTNYILTRMLQEDVDFETALKEAQSKGYAEADPSLDIDGWDSAHKIAILSFIAFGSFLPFSRIHVEGIRNIDLLDVELGKELGYTLKLLAIAKKRGEELEVRVHPTFLPEEDPLAKVSDVFNAIMVEGDFVGRTMFYGRGAGSHPTASAVVSDIVDIACRLQSGQVCNYPINWEDKRIELTEDFYSRYYLRFDVPDRPGVLASIAKVLADHHISIASVLQKEKVCKLAGREGEHIVPLVVLTHKAYESSMRRALQEVQTLPVVMGKPILIRVEEEAE